The sequence CCGCCGCCCCCGCCAACGCCAATCACCGTAATCTTGGCTCGAGTGTCTAATTCAGCGATTTCAAACGTCATATTCTCCCTCCGTTCATCCTTCCGGATACAACCAGATTTGATTTTTTTTGCAACAGGAAAATCGTTTTTTGCGAAGCCTCAACTTCGGTAACCAATCAAAAAAATCGATCCGAAACACCCTTAAAAATACTCTTGATCTTGCCTAGCATATTTCTTTCCCGATAATTCCGGGCATTCACTTCAGCGCGATTCCGTATCCCGTACAGCAGCAATCCCACTCCGGTAGCGCACTGCGGGGTGTTGATAATGTCGTTAACCCCGCCAACTCCCCGGGGCATGCCAACCCTCACCGGCAGATCAAAAATTTGCTCGGCCAATTCCTGAATATTAACCAGCAACGACGTCCCGCCGGTAAGCACAATCCCCACATTGACCAGATCCTTGACCCTGGTGTCACCGATCTTGACCTCACACATTTCACGGTTTACCAAACTCAGCATCTCCTCCATCCTGGGTTCAAGAATCTCACCCATTACCTTCCTTGACAGTCGACGAGGGGTGCGCCCACCGACACTTGGAACCTCAATAGCCTGGTCCTTGTCGATCATCGAAGCCAGGGCGCAGCCATGCATCTCCTTCAGACGCTCGGCATCCTTCATCGGCGTCCTGAGCCCGATCGAAAGATCATTAGTCAGATTATTGCCACCCAAACCAAGAACAAAACTGTGCTTGATTGTGCCGTCAGAAAAAATCGCCAGATCCGAGGTGCCACCGCCAATATCGAGCAGAGCCACTCCCAGTTCCATCTCCTCCGGGGTCAACACCGCTTCAGCCGAGGCCAGTTGTTCAAGCACCACTCCTGCGACCTCAAGTCCGGCGAGATTGCAACACTTGACAATATTATGGATTGAGGTTGCTGAGCCGGTAACGATATGAACATTGGCCTCCAACCGAACTCCGGTCATCCCCTGAGGGTCCTGAATCCCGGAGTGATCATCAACCCTGAACTCCTGAGGGAGCACGTGGATAATCTTCTGATCAGGCGGAATCGGCACAGCGCTTGCTGCCTCAACCACCCGGTCAATATCTTCCTTCCGGATCTCATCATGCTTAATGGCGATCAGGCCATGGCTGTTGAAACCATTGATATGGCTACCGGCAATTCCCACATAAACCGTCGATATCGAGCACCCCGCCATCGACTCCGCTTCCTGGATCGCGGAGCTGATGGAGTTAACCGTATTCTCGATATTGACGACCACTCCCTTACGCAGTCCAATTGAGGGATGAACCCCCATACCAATAATATTGATCTTGCCTTCCGCCACATCACCGACTACGACACAGATCTTGGTGGTACCTATGTCCAGTCCAACTATTAATTCAGAATCGCCCCGACTCATCTACTCACCCTTTATCTCTTCGCACCAATCACGCATTCCGCGCCTCACTCATCTGATGGCCTCTGTTGATACGGGAGGGCTTCACTAAAACCCTTGTCAACTCTTATCCTTTGCCATCTCCGTGCCCACCAACACCTTGTTCTCCATATAGTCCAAACGAATATAGGCCACGGATTGAAACTCCTTTTTCTTATACAACCAGTAGAGCACCTTTGCTAGACGATTATATTCCTTTTTCCCCACTTCCTTGCCTAAAAAAATCGGAAATGGCCTATCCGCCAGAAAAAGAACAACTTCTCGATCACTGGTAAAACTAACCTCAGAAATATTTTGCGCCGGCAGCGACGAACTCCCTCGGGTGGCCCAGCCAATAAACTTCAAAACCGCGTCGAGTTCCTCCCTGGCAGCAACTACAACTTCTGTCCCTTGGAAGGTCAAGGAACTCTCCAGGCCGGAGATCACGGGGAAATCAAGCTCGTCTTGCTCGGTCAACGGTGCGAACGGCTGCCCTTTGCCATCGACATAGTAGAGTCCTTGGCTGGTATTGAGCAGAGCCACCGCCCGACGCTCCTTAACTTCAATCCGCAATCGGCTCGGCCACTCCTTATGCAGGCTCGCCGACTCAATCCAGCCATTCTTACAGATTCTCGCCTCGACAGCAGCAGTGTCAACGGCCAACAGGTTGGCATGAATGTCGATCCCGGCCAGAAAGATAATCGTATTTTTAGACAGATCCTGATTGCCCTCAACATCAATCGCAGTCATCTGAAAAAAATCCGACCGACACAACCAATGATACACGCCCACCGACCCGCCGATGAAACCGCCGACCAGGAAAAGAGTGACCAGGGCAATAAGAAAAAACCCTCGTCTCACCCCAGCCTCACGCAGGCTGTCGCGCTGCAGGCGCTGCCCGTTCCATCCTTTATTATGCTTATTCTTTCCCATCTCTCGCCCCTCCCTGATACCACCTTCCAAGCAATTTCACTTCCGGAGAGAGTTCAACCCCAAACTTCTCCCTCACCTGGACCTGCACTACACGCATAAGTTGGTAAAAATCATCGGCGCATGCCCTGCCCCGATTAATTAAAAAATTCGCATGTACCTGAGAGACTTCTGCCCCGCCCACTCGCAACCCCTTAAGCCCGGCTTGTTCAATCAGCCACCCGGCAGCCACACCCTCCGGATTTTTGAAGAACGAACCAGCGCTGGCCACTCCCTTGGGTTGCTTAGCTGCTCGCGCCTTGGCATAACGATGACAACGCTCAACAATATCCGGCGCTTCATCTGATGATACTATAAATATCCCGGAGACAACCACCTTGCCATGAGGGTGCCGCCACCCCCGATAACAAAAATCGTTACGGGTCAAGAGCCTGTGTTCTAGGTGACCAGCATCATCCAAAAACTCTGCCTCACAAATCACTTGGGCTATCTCGCCCCCCCAAGCCCCGGCGTTCATCACAATTGCCCCGCCAACCGAACCTGGGATCCCAAAACAGAATTCCAAGCCACTCAAACCGCGTCCAGCGCACCATCGAACCAGTTTAGTCAAAGAACATCCGGCATCGACCTGTACCTGACGAGATCCTCCCTCTCCAACCACTTCCTGGATCGCAGCAAAGTGCCGGCCCAACACGATAACGACACCTTCCACACCCTGATCCGCCGGGAGAATATTGGTTCCGCGACCAATCACCTGCCATGGGACCCCCTCTGCCGTCAAACAACTCACCAGGCGGATGAGATCTTCCTTCGTTGCCGGTTCGATCACAGCGT is a genomic window of Desulfobulbaceae bacterium containing:
- the ftsA gene encoding cell division protein FtsA, with the translated sequence MSRGDSELIVGLDIGTTKICVVVGDVAEGKINIIGMGVHPSIGLRKGVVVNIENTVNSISSAIQEAESMAGCSISTVYVGIAGSHINGFNSHGLIAIKHDEIRKEDIDRVVEAASAVPIPPDQKIIHVLPQEFRVDDHSGIQDPQGMTGVRLEANVHIVTGSATSIHNIVKCCNLAGLEVAGVVLEQLASAEAVLTPEEMELGVALLDIGGGTSDLAIFSDGTIKHSFVLGLGGNNLTNDLSIGLRTPMKDAERLKEMHGCALASMIDKDQAIEVPSVGGRTPRRLSRKVMGEILEPRMEEMLSLVNREMCEVKIGDTRVKDLVNVGIVLTGGTSLLVNIQELAEQIFDLPVRVGMPRGVGGVNDIINTPQCATGVGLLLYGIRNRAEVNARNYRERNMLGKIKSIFKGVSDRFF
- a CDS encoding FtsQ-type POTRA domain-containing protein, which translates into the protein MGKNKHNKGWNGQRLQRDSLREAGVRRGFFLIALVTLFLVGGFIGGSVGVYHWLCRSDFFQMTAIDVEGNQDLSKNTIIFLAGIDIHANLLAVDTAAVEARICKNGWIESASLHKEWPSRLRIEVKERRAVALLNTSQGLYYVDGKGQPFAPLTEQDELDFPVISGLESSLTFQGTEVVVAAREELDAVLKFIGWATRGSSSLPAQNISEVSFTSDREVVLFLADRPFPIFLGKEVGKKEYNRLAKVLYWLYKKKEFQSVAYIRLDYMENKVLVGTEMAKDKS
- the murB gene encoding UDP-N-acetylmuramate dehydrogenase, which codes for MTGFSSLKVGGPADAVIEPATKEDLIRLVSCLTAEGVPWQVIGRGTNILPADQGVEGVVIVLGRHFAAIQEVVGEGGSRQVQVDAGCSLTKLVRWCAGRGLSGLEFCFGIPGSVGGAIVMNAGAWGGEIAQVICEAEFLDDAGHLEHRLLTRNDFCYRGWRHPHGKVVVSGIFIVSSDEAPDIVERCHRYAKARAAKQPKGVASAGSFFKNPEGVAAGWLIEQAGLKGLRVGGAEVSQVHANFLINRGRACADDFYQLMRVVQVQVREKFGVELSPEVKLLGRWYQGGARDGKE